Proteins from one bacterium genomic window:
- the tilS gene encoding tRNA lysidine(34) synthetase TilS: METLFKRVEMFVCEEKIIEDGDRVLLAVSGGPDSMFLLHFFYYLSQKNKITVKVAYIHHHMRKKADKELLFVKKVAESYGFSFYSGDIYITGKSGVEEKGRIGRYKELCRISGDTGCNKISTGHTLDDQVETVLMHLIKGTGLAGMRGILPISAPFEDKDIVLARPLLSISKSDIVAALKREGAKYSIDSYNLSPDFFRNKIRQKIMPLLKKYNPKVREKILRTSLLVQDDFDFLKEEAKRSVEKIFIEKDETIDLNVYKGLHISIKRMVISLLVKKIKNTRYRSFVLIEKIRKRLDKLDYEFLSITDLERIINDRPIKKVFVQDFVEIDLDIPGTVVMADGTNVESDKISVSDEIFCNRERFICYLDMDKVGKKIKIRTRKIGDTFVPLGMVNRKKLSRFFIDKKVPSLDRDKYLVFEVGREIIWVCGLEISDKFKVTEGTENVVKISVRPTVKSPFI; the protein is encoded by the coding sequence ATGGAGACACTTTTTAAAAGAGTAGAGATGTTTGTGTGTGAAGAAAAAATTATTGAAGATGGAGATAGGGTGTTATTAGCTGTTTCAGGAGGTCCTGATTCAATGTTTCTTCTACATTTCTTCTATTATTTATCTCAAAAAAATAAAATCACAGTTAAGGTTGCGTATATCCACCATCATATGAGGAAGAAAGCCGATAAAGAACTCCTTTTTGTTAAAAAAGTTGCGGAGTCGTATGGGTTTTCTTTTTATAGTGGAGATATCTATATTACAGGTAAAAGTGGTGTAGAAGAGAAAGGACGTATAGGGAGGTATAAAGAACTTTGTAGGATATCAGGAGATACGGGGTGTAACAAAATATCTACAGGTCATACCCTCGACGACCAAGTGGAAACTGTTCTAATGCACTTAATCAAAGGTACTGGGTTGGCAGGTATGCGAGGAATTCTTCCTATATCAGCACCTTTTGAAGATAAAGATATTGTTCTGGCAAGACCGTTACTTTCTATTTCTAAATCTGATATTGTTGCAGCACTCAAAAGAGAAGGTGCTAAATATAGTATAGATTCATACAACCTTTCTCCTGATTTTTTCCGTAACAAAATAAGACAAAAAATTATGCCGTTGTTAAAAAAGTATAATCCGAAAGTAAGGGAGAAGATACTTAGAACATCTTTGCTGGTACAAGACGATTTTGATTTCTTGAAAGAAGAAGCAAAAAGAAGTGTTGAAAAAATTTTTATTGAGAAAGATGAAACAATAGATTTAAATGTGTATAAAGGGTTACATATTTCTATTAAAAGAATGGTTATATCTCTGTTGGTAAAAAAAATAAAGAATACCCGCTACAGGTCTTTTGTTTTAATAGAAAAGATAAGAAAACGTCTTGATAAACTTGATTATGAATTTTTAAGTATAACCGACTTAGAAAGGATTATTAACGATAGACCGATTAAAAAAGTTTTTGTTCAAGATTTTGTTGAAATTGATTTGGATATACCTGGAACTGTTGTAATGGCAGATGGAACAAACGTTGAAAGTGACAAGATATCTGTATCTGATGAGATTTTTTGTAATAGAGAAAGGTTTATCTGTTATTTGGATATGGATAAGGTAGGTAAGAAAATAAAAATCCGAACTCGCAAAATAGGGGATACTTTTGTTCCTTTGGGGATGGTTAATAGAAAAAAACTTTCAAGGTTTTTTATAGATAAGAAGGTGCCGTCTTTAGATAGAGATAAGTATCTTGTATTTGAGGTTGGCAGAGAGATTATCTGGGTTTGTGGGTTGGAAATATCTGACAAGTTTAAGGTTACAGAAGGTACAGAGAATGTTGTGAAAATTTCTGTAAGACCAACTGTAAAAAGCCCTTTTATTTGA
- a CDS encoding type II secretion system GspH family protein, with protein sequence MKTKKGMALIMVLVMIIIFSSLILAVVISSTTAIRRAHFYKDKTTALTIAESGIQDAFYWLNHKGYDHQDYPTSDYYFQGSSSDGTTVETWISYRREYNPTGIPNAKCRVQITTTGNPNEDTLTSTGYYKGRSATISVNIRGENASGTPLNNNKQGIADPFNKKVIYASTVAIPNPNDVSIKGNITTSSTKPDPFPWTDATWTETEIHIPTHNISTPNIPLMPTTPHPDYFTEIYDGNGYVERPGDAQPLQVNALDIGVYWDQATRTYIFGRTNDNLGPRDFASVANIQIVSSNARMHALGGNINIRYWFKVDGGDIEIKKDIRTPANLNSAFEVDSNHSVTVDEDTAITGNLVVRNGSLTLNKTTVNGTVLTSSEIEILEGTVINGSLVTKNNLTIRGDTEETVINGSVLASNDVTISGDTTINATNSTYESAIIMNSNTTEQVLTIKKPLTIKLGDPQRAAIYSFDANKIKIDVEDAFSLEDNDNNRFCIINESNDLEININVDEDSNPIAKESIYSKHNITIDTNNTIEGLLIAGGILTITKGTIVYDPAPYLNKSNSEVYKGFTGSRRKYLPVPNSWKITW encoded by the coding sequence ATGAAAACAAAAAAAGGGATGGCTCTGATAATGGTGCTTGTGATGATAATTATCTTTTCTTCCCTTATACTTGCCGTAGTTATATCCTCAACAACAGCCATAAGAAGAGCCCACTTCTATAAAGACAAAACCACAGCCCTTACAATAGCAGAATCGGGTATACAAGATGCTTTCTATTGGCTAAACCATAAAGGGTACGACCATCAGGACTATCCTACAAGCGACTATTATTTTCAAGGTTCTTCATCCGACGGAACAACTGTAGAGACCTGGATAAGCTACAGAAGAGAATATAATCCAACAGGCATACCCAATGCAAAATGTAGGGTTCAAATAACAACAACAGGAAACCCTAACGAAGATACCCTTACCTCAACTGGATATTACAAAGGCAGGTCTGCAACAATATCTGTTAACATACGTGGAGAAAACGCCTCAGGAACACCTTTAAACAATAACAAACAAGGTATTGCTGATCCATTTAACAAAAAGGTTATATATGCATCAACTGTTGCTATTCCAAACCCCAACGACGTATCCATAAAAGGTAACATAACAACATCTTCTACAAAACCAGACCCCTTCCCATGGACAGACGCTACCTGGACAGAAACAGAAATACACATCCCTACACACAACATATCAACCCCCAATATACCATTAATGCCAACAACACCTCACCCTGACTATTTTACTGAAATATATGATGGCAACGGATATGTTGAACGTCCTGGTGATGCCCAGCCATTACAAGTGAACGCACTTGATATTGGTGTATATTGGGACCAGGCAACAAGAACGTATATATTTGGAAGGACTAATGACAATCTTGGACCAAGAGACTTTGCTTCAGTTGCTAACATTCAAATAGTGTCGTCAAATGCGAGAATGCACGCCTTAGGAGGAAATATTAATATTCGGTATTGGTTCAAAGTAGATGGAGGAGACATTGAAATAAAGAAAGATATCAGAACTCCTGCCAATCTCAACTCTGCTTTTGAGGTTGATAGTAATCATTCTGTAACCGTGGATGAAGACACAGCAATTACGGGCAACCTTGTTGTTAGAAATGGCTCTTTAACCTTAAACAAAACAACAGTTAATGGAACTGTTTTAACAAGTAGCGAAATAGAGATTTTAGAAGGAACAGTTATAAATGGTAGCCTTGTAACAAAAAATAATCTTACTATACGTGGAGATACAGAAGAAACAGTTATAAATGGTAGCGTTTTAGCAAGTAATGATGTTACTATATCAGGAGATACCACCATAAACGCAACAAACAGTACTTATGAATCTGCTATTATAATGAATAGTAATACTACTGAGCAGGTCTTAACAATAAAGAAACCTCTTACCATAAAATTAGGTGACCCCCAGAGAGCAGCAATATACTCTTTTGATGCTAACAAAATAAAAATAGATGTAGAAGATGCTTTTTCTCTTGAAGATAATGATAATAACAGGTTTTGTATAATAAATGAATCAAACGACTTAGAGATTAATATTAATGTTGATGAAGACAGCAACCCAATCGCCAAGGAAAGTATATATTCCAAACATAACATAACCATAGATACAAACAATACTATTGAAGGACTCCTTATTGCTGGGGGAATTTTAACAATAACAAAAGGAACTATCGTTTATGACCCAGCACCATACCTAAACAAAAGTAACTCAGAGGTATATAAAGGATTTACAGGTAGCAGAAGAAAATATTTACCTGTACCTAATAGTTGGAAAATTACTTGGTAA
- a CDS encoding type II secretion system GspH family protein produces the protein MFYSKRGFSLLEIIVAIFLIAVVLATILMLMSANMNVISKANELMIANALEQYTIEDVKNIEFPPIYCDRQASFGDRPGNGTYKKPDEVDPEEDGDNWAPSGFEKDFIVRKYDFRYSWDNTFFDGSIVNDTDLTMYHQIDIYILRKKDKYTVSKNSIIISRDGAE, from the coding sequence ATGTTTTATAGTAAAAGAGGTTTTTCTCTTTTAGAAATAATAGTAGCAATATTTTTGATAGCGGTTGTGCTTGCTACTATTCTTATGCTTATGTCTGCCAATATGAATGTCATAAGCAAAGCAAACGAACTAATGATAGCCAACGCTCTTGAACAATACACAATTGAAGATGTAAAAAATATTGAATTTCCACCAATTTATTGTGATAGGCAAGCATCTTTTGGAGACAGACCTGGCAACGGAACATATAAAAAACCAGATGAGGTTGACCCAGAAGAGGACGGGGACAACTGGGCTCCATCGGGCTTTGAAAAAGATTTTATTGTAAGAAAATACGATTTTAGATATTCTTGGGACAATACTTTTTTTGATGGTAGCATAGTCAATGATACCGACTTAACAATGTATCACCAGATTGATATATATATATTAAGAAAAAAAGATAAATATACTGTTTCAAAAAATTCTATAATTATTTCAAGAGACGGCGCGGAGTAA
- a CDS encoding type II secretion system GspH family protein, with the protein MNTTNKRGFTLIELLVATAILIIVFGLVTYLYTRAAKVRKTIVIHSEIQQVLSQMLTTITYGEDKKWGLIDATSLESGESTTFVVINEAIDRMDVTINPENGKIFVNGMDLDPGNKIMLLPKEVYPENPSRFEYFNSKGEQVEEGDIPDQFGTITFIKITLSAKPTDPSMKDLHPAVLTTGVKLRNKISSPSLP; encoded by the coding sequence ATGAACACAACAAACAAGAGAGGGTTTACTTTAATAGAACTGTTGGTAGCAACAGCAATACTTATAATAGTTTTTGGTCTTGTGACATATCTTTATACAAGAGCCGCAAAAGTAAGAAAAACGATTGTTATTCATAGCGAGATACAGCAAGTGCTATCACAAATGCTTACTACCATTACTTATGGAGAGGACAAAAAATGGGGACTTATAGATGCTACTTCTCTTGAATCTGGTGAATCTACGACTTTCGTAGTTATTAACGAGGCTATAGATAGAATGGACGTAACGATTAACCCAGAGAATGGCAAAATTTTTGTCAACGGAATGGACCTTGACCCTGGAAACAAAATAATGCTTTTACCAAAAGAAGTATATCCTGAAAACCCTTCGAGGTTTGAGTATTTTAATTCTAAAGGTGAACAAGTAGAAGAGGGAGATATACCAGACCAATTTGGGACAATTACATTTATAAAAATAACTCTATCTGCAAAACCTACGGACCCATCAATGAAAGATTTACACCCTGCTGTTCTGACAACAGGGGTCAAACTACGCAACAAAATATCTTCCCCATCTTTACCCTGA
- a CDS encoding PIG-L family deacetylase, giving the protein MDKQLKIMVIGAHPDDSEIAFGGASIFYSVLGHKVLMVSMTTGDIGHQSIDKETLASIRKKEAYRGAKIMGVKYKIMPFHDGELEPTLYYRKKLLTVIREFSPDAIFTHSPMEYHPDHRYTNQLVIDTSYMVMVPNADPKSPPMKHNPYYFYFSSAPVDGIFNLCIPIDLIWEKKLLVLHQHKSQMYEWLPWIGGFLDKVPSDDTEKIKFLDKWRSKKDISIANNYREWLKEKYGKNADKIRCIEAIVSAPIGRQIVSQEEIPTLFPFL; this is encoded by the coding sequence ATGGATAAACAACTAAAAATAATGGTTATAGGTGCTCACCCAGACGATTCTGAAATTGCTTTTGGAGGAGCTTCAATATTTTACAGTGTACTTGGACATAAAGTGTTAATGGTCTCTATGACAACCGGAGATATAGGTCACCAGAGTATAGACAAGGAAACACTTGCCTCTATACGTAAAAAAGAGGCTTATAGAGGGGCAAAAATAATGGGAGTTAAATATAAAATTATGCCTTTCCACGATGGAGAGTTGGAACCTACTCTATATTATAGAAAAAAACTTCTTACAGTCATAAGAGAATTTTCCCCCGACGCTATATTTACTCACTCTCCTATGGAATACCATCCTGACCACAGATATACCAACCAATTAGTCATTGACACCTCATATATGGTAATGGTACCCAACGCTGACCCTAAATCCCCACCAATGAAACATAACCCGTATTATTTCTATTTTTCATCAGCGCCTGTTGATGGGATATTTAACCTTTGTATCCCTATTGACTTAATATGGGAAAAAAAACTTCTTGTATTACATCAACATAAATCCCAAATGTATGAATGGTTGCCTTGGATAGGCGGTTTTCTTGATAAGGTCCCTTCTGATGATACAGAAAAAATTAAGTTTCTTGATAAATGGCGCAGTAAAAAAGATATATCAATCGCCAACAACTACAGAGAATGGCTCAAAGAAAAATATGGTAAAAACGCAGATAAAATAAGATGTATTGAGGCGATAGTTTCTGCCCCTATTGGTAGGCAAATTGTTTCTCAAGAAGAGATACCAACCCTCTTCCCTTTCCTTTAA